The proteins below come from a single Bryobacter aggregatus MPL3 genomic window:
- a CDS encoding TonB-dependent receptor, with protein MIASLLCSYEPIHAQVLSGSLVGNVTDSSGAAVAGAIVKITEGATGQTRELEANSSGTYTISTIPPGTYTVSIAKAGFRSHVASSVIVRLNTVVRVDAVLEVGAVSDSVEISAQTAILQTDKADVHSDISSTSLQNIPQPTRTYQGMLALLPGIAPPSASSGGTNNPSKSMQITANGTSRSGTNFRIEGVSATNPWVQFFSSYVPSVEAIETVNVVTTSPDAEQGLAGGASVNVQLKSGTNNLHGSLYAYHINSATKARPFFMPASQGIPKLVNNDVGATLGGPFIKNKLFFFASYEADLIRQGSAQLTTVPTNDIRRGIMTASPNEIYDPASLDLNGKRTPFPNKTIPASRISPIVNKLVALVPQPNIAGALVSNYYVNTPILYDLHKLDTKFDWNTTSKLRVVGRFARQPYNNVQNTIFGEILGGSPNYIQNGSTIAPSGTVTYVASPNIVVDGTFGLQLVDQTLFPPGTDKKYGSDYLGIPGTNLGATPLYGGMPQFSVSTYSGYGYSYTPLQYKQKTFQYTGNVSWIKGSHNIRFGVDLNRQHMDHFEIAPTNFTFNGNVTSLPGGVGPNQFNSYGDFLLGLPVSYTNSRQTVPMITLRSWQQSLYIRDQWQATRKLTLSLGLRWEHYPVPTRADRGIERFDLKTNQYLICGVGPIPRDCGIKVSKLLFAPRVGIAYRPTESTVIRLGYALSPEQINMARDGISNYPVRVDYSATGVDSFTPVGTLAAGIPEIASPDISKGVIPLPPGASFSTNDEKYVRGYVQSANLTIQKTLPSNFVLSAGYVGTKTIHQHTRYNVNYGQVGGGAVSQPYYKLGITAAARVILPIVSMSYHSFQTTLDRRFSNGITFQASYTRSKWMGMCCSESGDGEPAIPIPEYRFLTRSLMPADRPNNLRISMLAELPFGKGKHFAQSSFASAILGGWRVNGVFSQYSGTPFSVSASGASLNAPGSTQRADQVKANVAINGSIASYFDPLAFAPVTAVRFGTAGYNSLRGPGVVNFDASIFRDFKITERFTAQIRAEALNATNTPHFSNPGANVSNLQLNPDGSVRNLGGFTQITSVSAPSRLTDERYFRFGFRLGF; from the coding sequence GTGATCGCTTCGCTCCTCTGCAGCTATGAACCGATCCACGCCCAGGTGCTATCCGGCTCTCTTGTCGGGAATGTCACCGACTCTTCTGGAGCTGCCGTTGCCGGCGCAATCGTCAAAATCACCGAGGGAGCCACAGGCCAAACCCGTGAACTCGAAGCAAACTCGAGCGGCACCTATACCATCTCCACAATCCCTCCCGGCACCTATACCGTCTCCATCGCGAAGGCCGGTTTTCGCAGCCATGTGGCATCTTCGGTGATCGTTCGACTCAACACCGTAGTCCGCGTTGACGCCGTTCTCGAAGTGGGTGCGGTCAGCGATAGTGTCGAGATCAGCGCGCAAACCGCCATTCTGCAAACGGACAAGGCCGACGTTCACTCCGATATCTCCTCCACCTCACTGCAGAACATTCCCCAGCCCACCAGAACCTACCAAGGGATGTTGGCGCTGCTGCCCGGCATCGCACCCCCTTCGGCAAGCAGCGGCGGCACCAACAATCCTTCCAAGTCCATGCAGATCACCGCGAATGGCACCAGCCGGAGCGGCACCAATTTCCGCATCGAAGGTGTCAGCGCGACCAATCCCTGGGTCCAGTTCTTCTCTAGCTATGTGCCTTCTGTCGAAGCCATCGAGACTGTCAACGTCGTCACCACCAGCCCGGACGCAGAGCAAGGTCTGGCTGGAGGGGCCAGCGTCAACGTACAACTCAAGAGCGGCACCAATAACCTCCATGGTTCCCTGTACGCTTATCACATCAATAGTGCAACCAAAGCGCGGCCCTTCTTCATGCCCGCATCGCAAGGCATCCCGAAGCTCGTCAATAATGATGTCGGCGCCACACTGGGTGGCCCCTTCATCAAGAACAAGCTCTTCTTCTTCGCCAGCTATGAGGCAGATCTCATCCGCCAGGGCTCAGCGCAGCTCACCACAGTGCCCACGAACGATATCCGGAGAGGCATCATGACCGCATCTCCCAATGAGATCTACGACCCAGCCAGCCTGGACCTCAACGGCAAGCGTACTCCTTTTCCGAACAAGACAATTCCGGCAAGCCGAATCAGCCCCATCGTCAACAAACTGGTCGCCCTCGTTCCGCAACCCAATATTGCCGGAGCGCTGGTCTCCAACTATTACGTCAACACCCCGATCCTCTACGACCTGCACAAGCTCGACACAAAGTTCGACTGGAACACCACGTCTAAGCTGCGCGTGGTCGGGCGCTTTGCCCGGCAGCCCTATAACAACGTCCAGAACACCATCTTCGGCGAGATCCTCGGCGGCTCCCCCAACTACATCCAGAACGGCAGCACCATCGCACCCTCCGGCACGGTCACCTACGTTGCCAGCCCCAATATTGTCGTCGATGGCACCTTTGGCCTCCAACTGGTGGACCAGACTCTCTTCCCGCCCGGAACCGATAAAAAATACGGCTCAGACTATCTCGGCATTCCGGGAACGAATCTTGGCGCCACCCCACTCTATGGCGGCATGCCGCAGTTCAGTGTCAGCACCTATAGCGGCTATGGCTACTCGTACACACCGCTGCAGTACAAACAGAAGACCTTCCAATACACTGGCAACGTCAGTTGGATCAAAGGCTCGCACAATATCCGCTTTGGCGTTGACCTCAACCGCCAGCACATGGATCATTTCGAGATCGCCCCCACAAACTTCACCTTCAACGGCAATGTGACAAGTCTTCCTGGCGGCGTCGGCCCCAATCAGTTCAACAGCTATGGAGACTTCCTGCTCGGGCTCCCTGTCAGCTATACGAATAGCCGTCAAACCGTGCCGATGATCACGCTGCGCAGTTGGCAGCAGAGCCTCTACATCCGTGATCAATGGCAGGCCACACGCAAGCTTACCCTCTCGCTTGGCTTGCGCTGGGAACACTATCCCGTCCCGACCCGCGCAGACCGCGGCATCGAACGTTTTGATCTGAAGACGAATCAATATCTCATCTGTGGCGTCGGCCCCATTCCGCGCGATTGCGGCATCAAGGTCTCAAAGTTACTCTTCGCCCCACGAGTCGGAATCGCCTACCGCCCCACGGAATCAACTGTCATCCGGCTCGGCTACGCACTCAGCCCAGAGCAGATCAATATGGCTCGCGACGGAATCTCGAACTACCCGGTTCGCGTGGACTATAGCGCCACTGGGGTCGATTCGTTTACGCCCGTCGGCACCCTCGCTGCGGGCATTCCCGAGATTGCTTCTCCAGACATCAGTAAGGGCGTGATCCCGCTCCCGCCGGGAGCAAGCTTCAGTACCAATGACGAGAAGTACGTCCGTGGCTATGTCCAATCCGCAAACTTAACCATTCAGAAAACGCTACCGAGCAACTTTGTTCTCTCGGCCGGCTATGTGGGCACCAAGACAATCCACCAGCACACGCGCTACAACGTGAACTATGGCCAGGTGGGAGGCGGTGCGGTGAGCCAGCCTTATTACAAGCTCGGAATCACTGCGGCCGCCCGCGTCATTCTGCCTATTGTCTCGATGAGCTACCACTCCTTCCAGACCACTCTCGATCGCCGCTTCTCCAACGGCATCACGTTCCAGGCAAGCTACACACGTTCCAAGTGGATGGGCATGTGCTGCAGCGAATCGGGTGACGGCGAACCGGCCATCCCGATCCCTGAGTACCGCTTCCTCACCCGCTCGCTGATGCCGGCGGATCGCCCGAATAACCTCCGGATCTCGATGCTCGCGGAGCTTCCCTTCGGCAAAGGCAAACACTTCGCGCAATCGAGTTTCGCCTCTGCCATCCTCGGCGGCTGGCGCGTCAATGGGGTCTTCAGCCAGTACTCTGGCACGCCATTCTCCGTCAGCGCCTCAGGCGCTTCGCTCAATGCCCCGGGCAGCACCCAGCGTGCGGACCAGGTCAAAGCAAATGTTGCCATCAACGGGAGCATCGCGTCCTACTTCGATCCTCTCGCGTTTGCTCCCGTCACCGCGGTCCGCTTTGGCACCGCAGGTTACAACTCCCTCCGTGGCCCAGGCGTCGTGAACTTCGATGCCAGCATCTTCCGCGACTTTAAGATCACCGAACGCTTCACCGCGCAGATCCGGGCCGAAGCGCTCAACGCCACGAATACGCCTCACTTCTCCAACCCCGGCGCGAACGTCTCGAATCTACAATTAAACCCCGATGGCTCCGTTCGCAATCTCGGCGGCTTCACGCAGATCACCAGCGTCAGCGCTCCCAGCCGGCTCACCGACGAACGTTACTTCCGATTCGGATTCCGGCTCGGCTTCTAA
- a CDS encoding tetratricopeptide repeat protein: MNRFLEILSHWFATLAKRLFGLVLMGGAVLAQETSDAVCASCHSAIAESYRATGMAQSFSKVRSTGSLATEKVFFHEKSRTYFSIVPSGKQLLHRRWQVDAAGKKIHVEELPIDYVLGSGNHAKTFLHRNAKGALLELPLGWYAENGGFFAMNPGFDHAAPATRRKVDYDCMFCHNAYPRIPVESVAIGSEPIYTGEVPEGIGCQRCHGDGTRHVAAAKRASPRAAIRDEILNPARLPSKQQDRVCLQCHLETTSGSLPSMIRRFERAPFSYGPREELEGYILHFDHAPGTGHDDKFEIASAAYRLRKSACYLKSETLTCTTCHNPHVKEKTQALASCGKCHSAQSLRASGNHPEGSDCASCHMPKRRTEDVVHVVMTDHWIQRRPQSANLLAARAEPHLSKEEEYRGEVVPYLFAQKADPLYVAVAQVMHGSNLEGGIPRLQELLRRSSAPVSEAYVMLGNAWQQLRRPAEAVPAFREAARLQPKSARAQRLLGIALQESDDAAGAREALQRAIALDARDAVAWHQLGLLDSAEGQTKTAVEKARKAIAIDPDLLEARNSLGAGLAKLGDRAGAEAAFQEALQIDPFFATAHGNLGRLFAGRDEAQALFHFETAVRLRPEFAPDQFEYALALIRKNDWEAARTHLDTALRIQPNFVEARVISGGIWAREGKLDLARAEYEQALAIRPDSGRAHLDLARVLMAMGERAGAVQHLNAAAVSSDADSAALARQALRNLGASPE; the protein is encoded by the coding sequence ATGAACCGTTTTCTTGAGATTCTTTCTCATTGGTTTGCAACGCTTGCAAAGAGACTGTTCGGGCTGGTGCTGATGGGCGGAGCGGTGCTGGCGCAGGAGACATCGGATGCGGTCTGCGCCAGCTGTCACTCTGCCATCGCGGAGAGCTATCGGGCAACAGGAATGGCGCAGTCCTTCTCGAAAGTGCGATCGACGGGAAGTCTCGCCACCGAAAAGGTATTCTTTCACGAGAAATCGAGGACTTACTTCTCGATCGTTCCGAGTGGCAAGCAGCTTCTCCATCGGAGATGGCAGGTGGATGCCGCGGGAAAGAAAATTCACGTCGAGGAGTTGCCGATCGATTACGTCCTGGGATCTGGCAATCACGCCAAGACCTTTCTCCATCGCAATGCGAAGGGCGCGCTGCTCGAATTGCCGCTCGGTTGGTATGCGGAGAATGGAGGGTTTTTCGCGATGAATCCGGGCTTTGATCATGCGGCGCCTGCTACCCGGCGCAAGGTGGACTATGACTGCATGTTCTGCCACAACGCCTATCCGCGGATTCCGGTGGAAAGTGTCGCAATTGGAAGCGAGCCGATTTATACCGGCGAAGTTCCGGAAGGAATCGGCTGTCAGCGTTGCCATGGGGATGGAACCCGTCATGTTGCTGCGGCGAAGCGTGCGTCTCCGCGCGCTGCGATCCGAGATGAGATTCTGAATCCTGCACGATTGCCCTCGAAGCAACAGGATCGAGTCTGCCTGCAATGTCATCTGGAGACGACCAGTGGTAGCTTGCCCAGCATGATCCGGCGATTTGAGCGCGCGCCTTTTTCGTACGGCCCTCGTGAAGAGCTGGAAGGGTATATTCTGCATTTTGATCATGCGCCAGGGACAGGGCATGACGATAAGTTTGAGATTGCGAGTGCTGCCTATCGTTTGCGGAAGTCCGCTTGCTACTTGAAGAGCGAAACCCTTACTTGTACGACCTGCCATAACCCACACGTGAAAGAGAAAACCCAGGCACTGGCCTCGTGTGGAAAATGTCATTCTGCGCAGAGCTTGCGCGCTTCCGGCAATCATCCGGAGGGTTCGGATTGCGCGAGCTGTCACATGCCCAAGCGGAGGACGGAGGATGTTGTCCATGTCGTGATGACAGACCACTGGATCCAGCGCCGTCCGCAGAGTGCAAATCTGCTGGCTGCGCGAGCGGAACCTCATCTCTCGAAAGAGGAGGAGTATCGCGGCGAAGTCGTTCCATACTTGTTTGCTCAGAAAGCGGACCCACTCTATGTCGCGGTGGCGCAGGTGATGCATGGGTCGAATTTGGAGGGAGGGATTCCTCGTCTGCAAGAGTTGCTGCGACGTTCGTCCGCCCCCGTTAGCGAGGCCTATGTGATGCTTGGCAACGCGTGGCAGCAGTTGCGGCGTCCAGCTGAGGCCGTGCCTGCATTTCGGGAAGCCGCCCGCTTGCAGCCGAAGTCGGCTCGGGCCCAGCGATTGTTAGGGATTGCGCTGCAGGAATCGGATGACGCGGCAGGCGCTCGAGAAGCCTTGCAGCGGGCGATCGCGCTAGATGCACGAGACGCTGTTGCGTGGCATCAGCTTGGACTGCTGGATTCCGCGGAGGGCCAGACCAAGACTGCTGTCGAGAAGGCGAGGAAGGCGATTGCAATCGATCCAGATCTGCTCGAAGCGAGGAATAGTTTAGGAGCGGGATTGGCGAAGCTGGGGGATCGCGCGGGCGCGGAAGCAGCGTTTCAAGAGGCGTTGCAGATTGATCCGTTCTTTGCGACGGCACATGGAAATCTCGGCCGGCTGTTTGCTGGCCGAGATGAGGCGCAGGCGCTTTTTCACTTTGAGACGGCCGTCCGGTTGCGGCCTGAATTTGCGCCAGATCAGTTTGAGTATGCGCTGGCGCTGATTCGGAAGAATGACTGGGAAGCGGCACGGACACATCTCGATACTGCGTTGCGGATCCAGCCCAATTTTGTAGAAGCTCGGGTGATCTCGGGAGGCATTTGGGCAAGAGAAGGGAAACTCGACCTGGCTCGGGCGGAGTATGAGCAGGCGTTAGCGATCCGGCCGGATTCTGGACGGGCACATCTCGATCTGGCGCGAGTGCTGATGGCGATGGGCGAGCGAGCGGGCGCGGTTCAGCACTTGAATGCGGCGGCGGTAAGTTCC